The following DNA comes from Streptomyces spinoverrucosus.
GAGTGCACAACGCCGCGGCGGTCGGCGACGGCGACGTCACCGATGCCTGCCTCCAAGAGGATTCTGGTGATGGCCACGCCGGCCGCACCGGCGCCGGAGATCACCGCGCGCAGGTCACTCAGTGAACGGCCCGTGAGTTTCGCGGCATTGCGCAGCGCGGCCAGGGTGACGATCGCGGTTCCGTGCTGGTCGTCATGGAAGACCGGGATGTCCAGGCGCTCCTGCAGGCGGCGTTCGATCTCGAAGCAGCGTGGTGCGGAGATGTCTTCCAGGATGATCCCGCCGAAGGAAGGCGCCAGGCGGGCCACCGTGTCGACCAGTTCTGTGACATCGGTGGAGTCGAGTGCGATGGGGACCGCGTCGACGTCGGCGAACTGCTTGAGGAGGACTGCCTTGCCTTCCATGACGGGGAGAGCAGCGTACGGACCGATGTCTCCCAGGCCGAGTACGGCGGTGCCGTCGGTGATCACGGCGACGGTCGACGACTTCCACGTGTAGTCGTGCACGAGGTCGGGTTGGTTCGCGATGGCCGAGCACACCCATGCCACGCCAGGTGTGTAGGCGAGGGAAAGGTCGGCGGCATCGTTGACCGGCACGGTGGCACGCGTCTCCAGCTTTCCGCCTCGGTGGAGCGCGAAGGCCGCTTCGAGGAGTTCGGTGTCCGTCGCTGCGGTGGGGCTGTGTGGTTCCACGGGTGTACGAGCCTCTTGTCCTGGTCGGGTTCGGAAGGGCGCTGCCGCCGCTGCGACGACGGCAGCGCCCTTGCGCGCGGTCGGAGCATGTACGCGAAGTGGTCGCGTCGGGTGGGAAGCCCGAAGGAACGGGCTCAAAGAAGCATGAGCATCGGCTGCTCGACCGCTTTGGTGAACTCGCTCATCCAGCGTGCCGCGTCAGCACCGTCGACGGCCCGGTGGTCGACCGAGAGCACCACCCGCATGACGGTCGCCGCAGTGAGTGTTCCGTCGTCAGCGACCACCGGCTCCTGGCGGCCTGCGCCGACGGCGAGGATGGCGGCCTGGGGCGGATTGATGATGGCGGCGAACTCCTCCACCCCGAACATGCCGAGGTTGGTGATGGTCATGGTGCCGCCCTCGAGGTCACTCTGGGCGAGCCTTCCGCTGTTGGCCTGCTCGACGTACTGCTTGACCTGCTCGGCCACGCTGCCCAGGGACCGCGAGTCCACGGACCTGACAACGGGGGTGACGAGGCCTCGGGAGGAGGCGATGGCAACGCCGATGTCGGCGGAGGCGTAGCGGAGCATTGCCTCGTCCTGCCAGATGGCGTTCATCTGCGGAACCTGTTGGTGCGCGTGTGCCGCCGCCTTGATGAGGAAGTCGTTGACCGAGACGCGGACGGCAGAGACCTGGTTGATCTCGCGCCGCAGAGCCAACAGAGCGTCGATGCGAGCACTGCCCTTGAGATAGAAGTGCGGGGCCTGCTGCTTGCTCCGGGTCAGGCGGGCGGCGACAGCACGCCGCAGGCGTGTGTGCGGGATGGTCTCGGCAACGCCAGGCTGTGGTGCTCCGGCGTGCCGGCTGGGCTCCGCACCCGGTGCCGGGGCCGTCGGCGGCGTGGTCACCGGGCTCGCCGGCTCCGGCACGGTCTGGCTGACAGTGGCCGGATCGGCCACAGTGTGGTTGGGGGCCAAGCCGTCGTCCGCGGCCGTGCCGCCGGCGGCCCGGGCTGCGATGGCCCCCTCGACGTCCTTGCGGACGATCCGCCCGTGCGGACCAGTGCCATGGACGTCGGTCAGTGACAGTCCGGCCTGTTTCAGCAACCGCCTCGCCAGCGGACTGGCGAATATCCGCTCGGGTTCCTCTGGTGCGGCAGCGGCGGCGCCCTGCCCTTCTTGGGGCGCGCCGGACGTGCCGTCGACCCCCGCGGCGGAGTCCGCCGCAGGGCGCTCGGCGACCCCCAGCTGGGCGAGCACCGCGTCAAGATCGGCGACGTCCTCGCCGGGATCCAGGAGCACCGCGATGGGTGCGCCGATCTCCACGGTGCTGCCGGCCTCCGCGAGGATGCCGGCCAGCATGGCGTCGTGTTCCGCCTCGAGCTCGACCATCGCCTTGTCGGTTTCGATGACGGCAATCGGATCCCCGGCGGCGAAGCCGGTGTGCTCCTGGACGAGCCACTGCGACAGCATCGCCTCGGTTGATCCTGCCGCCACCTCGGGCATGTGCAGCAGCTTGGCCATGACCTCTCCTAATGTCCTGTCGTGCGGGAATGCGGCGAGCTCAGTCGGCTTCGCGGATCTGCTTCAGCCGGGCGACGATCTCGTCGGTGCCGGCGATGGCCGCGCGCTCGAGGACCTTGCTGATGCTCGGCGACGCCTCAGCCCCCGTCACGCGCTCGACCGGCTGGTCCAGCCAGTCGAACAGGCGGCGCTGAATCTCGTCGGCGAGCCAGCCGCCGTAGGACGTGCCCACGGCGCCCTGCTCGACGATGAGCACCCGGTTGGTCTTCTTGATGCTCGCTTCGACGGTGTCCCAGTCGAGGCTGGCGCGGTCGAGCCAGCGCAGGTCGATGAGGTCGGCCTGGATCTGCGGCACCTGGTCGAGCGCTTCCAGGCAGTGGTTGACCATCGACAGGTAGGAGATGACGGTGAGGTCCCCGCCTTCCCGGCGCAGCGCAGCCTTGCCCACCGGAATGCGGTAGTCGAGGTCGTCGACCGGGCCTGTCCCCGTCGTCGTGTAGAGATCGACGTGCTCCAGCACGACCACCGGGTCGTCGCAGGCGAGCGCGGTGTTCATGAGGCCCACGTAGTCGAAGGGGTTGGACGGGGCGACCACGCGCAGTCCCGCCGCCGTGGTCAGGATGCCGGCCGGATCCATGGTGTGCTGCGAGCCGTACCCGGTTCCGGCGGCGAGCTTGGAGCGCAGCACGAACGGCACGGCGCTGTCGCCACCGAACATGTGGCGGGCCTTGGCGACCTGGTTGAACAGCTGGTCGGCGGCCACCCACATGAAGTCGGCGTACATGAACTCGACGATCGGGCGGAACCGGCCGTCGAGAGCCATGCCCCCGCCCAGGCCCGTGAAGGCGTTCTCGCTGATGGGCGTGCCCAGCACCCGGTCGGGAAACAGCTCCAGTGCCCGCTTGGTCGCGCCGTTGGTTCCGCCCCTGAGCCGGTTGACGTCCTCGCCGAGTACGACGATGCGCTCGTCGGTCTCCATCCGCCGGCCGATCACGTCACTCACGACGTCGATGAAGCGTCGGTCCGTCAGCTTTCCGGAGAAGGTGTCGGGCTCTTCGTAGCGGCTGCCGTCCAGTTCGCTCAGGTCTCCGCGGACCCCCGCGTCGACGAAGGAGCTGTCCGGCCAGGCCGTGGGCTTGATGCGGCGCTGGCCGGGCTTGCCCTGCGGGTCCGGCTCCAGCAACGACTCACCGATCTCCCGCATCACGGCCGCGACCTGCTTCTGCACGGCCGTGATCTGCCTCGCGGTCGCGAGCTTGCGGCGGACGACGTGGGACCGCAGCTGCTCCAGGGCGTCGCGGTCGCGCCAGGCCTTCTCCTCCGCCTTGTCCCGGTAACCGAAGGCGCTGCCCGGGTAGGCCCCGTTCTGGTGGAAGTACCGGTACACCTCGGCCTCGACGATGGTCGGGCCGCGGCCGGCCCGCATGTGGTCGAGCGCCTCGTTCATGGCCAGGTTGACGGCGAGGGCGTCCATGCCGTCCACGCGCCAGCTGGGGATGTTGAACCCCGCCCCCCGGGCCGACAGCCTCGGCTCCCCGGTCACCTCGCCGATCGGGGTCGACACGGCGTACAGGTTGTTCTCGATGAAGAAACAGATGGGCAGGCGCCAGGCTGCCGCCAGGTTGAAGGTCTCCAGGACCGAGCCGATGTTCACGGCGCCGTCGCCGAAGTAGGTCACCGTCACCGCGTCCGTGCCCGCGTGGAGCTGGTTCCAGGCGAAGCCGGCGGCCTGCGGGACGCCGCCGCCGACGATGGCGTTGGTGCCCATCGCCCCGGCCTCGCGCCACTGCAGGTGCATCGAACCGCCGCGGCCCCGGCAGAAGCCGTCGGACAGACCGCAGATCTCGGCGAGGGTGCGTCGGAGCACCGTGCGTACGTTGTCGTCCAGCTCGGGCAGCCCGTCGTACTTCTCGGGCAGGACGTGGCCGAACGCCTTGGCGAGGAACTGGTGATGTCCGCGGTGCGTGCCGTTGACGAAGTCGTCGCTGCGCAGGGGCAGCGCGGATCCGACCGCGCCGCCCTCCTGCCCGATGCTCGAGTGCACGGGTCCGTGGATGAGACCTTCACCGGCGAGTTCGAGCGCGTACTCCTCGAACGCGCGGATCCACAGCCCCTGGCCCAGCATCCCCAGCAGCAGGGCGGGATCCGCGGCGTCCCAGTCATCGGCTGAGGCACTCAGCTCGACCCAGGGTGAGCTGGGGGACAGAGGGTCACGGCTGGGCATGGGTTCTCCCTGGAGTGTGACTGGACACCTTGGATTGGATCCAATGTCTTGTGACGCAGCCCGTCGAGCGGGCCATCTGCCCTAGACTATGCGTCTCGAAGCATGTGAACGCAAGACCGAATGGATCCATTGGAGAGATCATGCCCATCCCAGGACTGACCCGCCTCGACCACATCGGCCTCACCGTGCCCGACCTCGCGCAGGCGCACGAGTTCTTCGTGGACGTGCTCGGCTGCGAGTACATGTACGCGCTGGGCCCCTACCAGCACGACGGTCACTGGATGAGCGAGCACCTGGGAGTCGACGACCGGGCCGTGATGCGTCGGCTGCACTTCTACCGGCTCGGCGGGCAGGCACTGTTCGAGGTCTTCCAGTACGAGGCGCCGGACCAGCGCACGCAGGCGCCACGCAACAGCGATGTCGGCGGCCACCACGTGGCGCTCTACGTCGAGGACCTCGATGCCGCGGTGGAGGACCTGCACCGGCGTGGCCTGCGGGTACTGGGCGAGCCGACGACCAGCAGGGGCGCCAGCGAGGGACAGCGCTGGGTCTACTTCCTGTCACCCTGGGGCATGCAGTTCGAGCTGGTTTCCTATCCTGGCGGCAAGGCCTTCGACCACGATCCGCAGGCCTTCGCCTGAGCAGGAGCCCGGGCATGAGCATGGACAGGAGTGAGGCCAGTGTCCGAGGGCAACGGCACCCTGCGGGCCGGTGTGGCCAGCCAGCGGATCGCCGACCAGCTGCGCGAGCGCATCCTGTCGGGCCGGCTGGCACCGGGCACGCGGATCATTCAGGACGAACTCGCTGAGGAACTGCGGACCAGCAGACTGCCGGTACGTGAGGCACTGCGCATCCTGCAGTCGAAAGGTCTGGTCACCCTGCGGGCCAACCAGGGCGCATGGGTGACGCAGATGGACATGCGCGAGTGCGAGCTGAGCTACAAGATGCGCGAGCGACTCGAACCACTCCTGCTCTCGGAGTCGGCGCCGCACCTTACGGACGCGGACATCGCGGAGCTGGCCGAACTGCAGGAGCGCATCGAGCAGACGCAGGATGTGGAACAGTTCCTCGTGCTCGACCGGCAGCTGCACTGGCAGACCTACCGGCACCACCGGGCGGACGAACTCGCAGGCATCGTCGCGCGGTTGTGGGACACCACGCAGCACTACCGCCGGGCCTTCACCCGGCTGGCCTCCGAACAGCGCAGCTGGGTCATCAACGCCGAACACCGCCTGCTGATCGAGGCGTTGCGTGACGGCGACCACCGGTCCGCCGAGCGGATCCTCGAACTGCACATCCGCCGTACACGGGTTGAGCTGTCCCATCACCCGGAGGTGTTCCAGACGGGCGTCGCGAGCGGGTGAGGCGTGCGGTCGTCAACCTCCTTGAGGACATGGCGTGGCGGCCGGGTTTCCCCGGCCGCCACGCGGAATGGTTCGGCGCTGGACGCCTATCGGTTCAGGCGACCTTGTAGGGCGGAGGCTCCTGCCCCTCGGCCCACTGCTTCTCGCCTGCCTTGTCCCGGATGTAGTCGCGTGAGGCCTCTGCCAGGCGCCGGGCCCGCTTCAGGTCCGGGGAGATGAGCTCGCCGCCGTACTTGAGCACACGTCCGTTCACCACAACCGTGTCGACCTCCGCGCGCGTCGCCTGGAAGACGATCTGGTGGGAGGCGTTGGTGAGCGGGACCATGGACGGTGTGTCCGCCCGCAGCAGCACCAGGTCCGCCAGCTTGCCCGGCGTGATCGACCCCAGCGACGAGCCCAGGCCGAGCGCGTCGGCTCCGCCCTGCGTCGCGAAGTGGATGACATCCTCAGTACGCAGGTCGTTGTTGACGACGGTCTTCCCGTCGGCCTGCGCGGCCTGGTGGTCGAGGCCGCGGTCCGCGTTGAGGGTGGCGCGCATCGCGGAGAACATGTCGGAGCTCCACCAGACGCTGGTGTCCATCGACAGGGAGATGGGGATGCCGTGTTCCCTGACCTTGCCGGTCGGAGGGTAGCCCTGGCCCGCGTTGAGCTCGCTCTCGGCGGAGATCGACACATTGCCGCCGGAGCCGGCGATCAGGCCGTAGGCGCTGTCCGGGAAGGACCCGCCGTGCACATAGGTGTTCGTGGGCAGCAGGAAGCCGTTGTCGCGCAGGATCTGCAGGGCGTTGTCGGGCGAGAACTCCCAGATGCCGGCGTGCTGGGTGACCATCAGGTCCCGGTCCCGGGCGAACTCCCACGCGGGCCGCTCCGGGAACGCCACGTCGGTGGGGGTGTCCCAGGCCAGTTGCAGGGTGACCAGCTGGTTCCTGGACGAGAAACGGCTGCGCAGCAGCCGGTCCACGTCACCACCGGCGGTGGCCCACTCCTGCGGCGGGGCGGAGAGGTCGCTGTAGGCCAGGCGGGCCCGCCCACGGGAGTCGAAGAGGGCGTCCGCGGCGGCTTCGGCGTGATCGAGGGTAAACAGCGCATGTGACCAGTCGAGGCTGGTGGTCACCCCGCTGTTGATGGCCTCCACCATGGACAGGTAGTTGCCGGCGTACACGTCCTCGGGGCGCCAGTACTTGGCCCACCCCAGGTACATGAACTGGAAGTAGTTCTGGATGGTCCATTCGGCCCCGACGCCGCGCAGCACCGTCTGCCACATGTGCCGGTGGGTGTCGATCATGCCGGGCATGAGGATGCGGTCGCGTCCGTCGATGACGGCAGCGCCCTCGGGGGCAGTGAGATTGGGTCCCACGGCCTGGATGGTGGACTCGGTGACCAGCACGTCTGCGTTGTGCTGGACCCCGAGTCGGGGATCGCCGGTCACCACGGTGGCGTTGCGGAAGACGATCGGGCGGCCGGGCTTGAAGGAGGGTGTCCGGACGGGCGCCTGCGGCCGGGCCACGGCTGTGGCGCCCAGCCCGACGGCCGCGACTCCGAGGCCCGTACCGGTTCCGACGAGGAAGGATCTGCGCCCCAGCCGGGACCGGGTGTGGTCCTTTGCGTCCTGCCCGGCCGAAGGCGACGACTCGTCGCTGTGCATGCGTGCTCCAACTTGCTGTTGACGGGATTGCCGGGCTGGACGCTAGCAAGGTAACTGCACGTGCAACAGTTGAAATCGGCAACTACATCGAAGGGCCGAGACACCTACTCCCCTGGACCTCGGTCGGCCGACCCGGTACCGCGCGACGCCTGCGCTGATTGAGAAGTTCCGATGATTGCCGCGTTCGTTTTCTTCTGTTGGACCGCATGGCAGAGCCGCTCCCAGCATGAAGGGCACAGCGACACCGCACTTTCAGGAGCAGCACGACCATGAAATGGATCTCTCTCGGTTCGACCGGGCTTCACGTCTCCCGCATCGCCTTCGGCACCTGGCAGTTGGGCGGGCAGTGGGGAGCGTTCGACGAGGATCGGGCCATCACCGCCATCCGTGAGGCCCGCGAGCTCGGGATCAACTTCTTCGACACCGCTCAGGCCTACGGCTTCGGCGCCTCGGAGCGGGTCCTGGGCAAGGCCCTGCGCAAGGAGATCACCGGGGACCGGGACAGCGTGGTGATCGCCACCAAGGGCGGCGTCCTGCCGGAGGGTGGGCGTGACGCGTCCGCCGCGTACCTGCGTCAGGGTGTGGAACAGAGCCTGCGCAGCCTGGGCGTCGAGACCATCGACCTGTACCAGGTGCACTGGCCGGACGCGAACGTGCCCGCCGCGGAGACGGCGGGCGTGCTCCAGGAGCTCGTCGACGAGGGCAAGATTCGATTCGCCGGCGTGTCCAACTACGACGCCCCGCAGATGGCGGAGTTCGCCGCGGTACGCCCGGTGGACACCCTGCAGCCCCCGTACCACCTCTTCCGCCGTGGCATCGAGGCCGAGGTTCTGCCCTACACGATCGAGCACAACATCGGCGTCCTGGCGTACAGCCCACTCGCCAGCGGTCTGCTCACCGGCCGCTTCGACGAGAACACCACGTTCGAGGACAGCGACTGGCGGGGCCGGGCCACCGCGTTCACCGGCGACACCTTGAAGCGCAACCTGGCGGTCGTACGGCGACTGACCGAATTCGCCGAGGAGCGCGGGCTGACGGTAAGTCAGCTGGCGATCGCGTGGGTGCTTGCCCGGCCGGGGGTGCACGTGGCCATTGTCGGCGCGCGCAGCAGCGGCAACATCAGGGCCAGCGCCGCGGCCGCCGACGTGGAGCTGAGCGCCGAGGACCTTGCCGTGATCGACGAGCTCACGGCCGATGCGGTCTCCGTCGAAGGCGCGACCCCCGAGGGCGTGCTGTGACCCTCGGACTCTAGGCGCGCGGCGTGTGTGCCCGGCCCGGTAGGGCGTCCAGGCCGGGCACCATGCTCAACAGCTGCCGTGCGGCCGGTGCCATCCGTTCCGGATCCGGCACGGCCACGGCCGCCCGCCAGACGGCGGCCTCCCCATCGGCGAGGCGCACGGCGCTCAAGGCGGCCGCCTGCGGCTTGCGCGCGACGTGCTGGGGCACGAGGGCCACTCCCAGGCCGTGACCGACCAGGTCGAGCAAGCTGTGTACATCGTTGACCTGCAGGGTGACCAGCCGCTGGTGTCCGGCGTCGGCGAAGGCACGGTCGGAGACTGCGCGCGCACCCCATTCGGGTGCGAAGTCCACGAAGCCCTCGCCGTCGAGTTCCTTCCACTCCACGTCTTCGCGTTCCGCGAGAGCGTGATCGGCGTGGCACAGCAGGACCATCGGTTCCGTCGACAGGGGCAAGAGCCGAACCCCGCCCGGGGGTTGGCCGCTCACCGCCACGAACGCCAGGTCCAGTTGTCCGGCGGCGACGTCCTGGATCAGGGCCTGTGAGCCGTCCTGTCTCATGCGGATCTCCACACGAGGGTGCCGACCGCGGAAGCGGGACAGGACCGAGGACACGTGAACCGCGCCGAGGCACTGCTCGCTTCCCACGGCCAAGGCGCCCCGCAGGAGTCCCTGCACGGCGGCGACCGCGTCCTTGGCGGCGCGCGCTCCGGCGAGAGTGCGGCGGGCCTCGTCGAGCAGTGCCCGGCCCGCCTCGGTCAGATCCACGCTGCGGGTGTTGCGCAGGAAGAGCTGGGCACCCAGCTCCTTTTCAAGGGAGCGCACTGAGGCCGACAGCCCCGACTGCGACACCAGCAACCGCTCGGCGGCACGAGTGAAGTGCCGTTCCTCGGCCACGGCGACGAAGTACTCCAAGTGTCGAAGTTCCACGATCTCATCCCCTCATCACACCGTCGAAGCCATGGAAACGGTCAGCCGCTCAGCGACGAACGAGCGAACCGACGCGCCAAGAGGACCGCCAATGCCGCGACCAGGCCGCTGAAAGCCAGCACGGCATCGCGGACCGGCACCGTCTGCACGGCCAGTCCCAGGCCCAGCACTGGAACGGACAGCCCCGCATAGGCGGCGAGGAACAGCCCTGTCAGGGTTTCGCCGCGTCGCTCGGGCACGGCCATCGACAGCACCGTGCTGACGCAGCCCTTGAAGGCCGTGCCGGCACCCGCACCGGAAACCGCTCCGCCGACGAGGAACAGCGGGAGGTCGGCCGTCCAGACCGCCGCGGCCAGTACGGCCATGCCGACCGCGAGGAGCCCCAGGCCCGCCTGCAGTTGGGTGCGGGTACCCGCACGAGCGAGCAGGATCTGAGCCAGCGCCGCCGAACCGAAGACCAGGAAGGCCGCGAGCCCGGTCACGGTGGGAGAGGCGACGTGCAGATCGCCCAGGACGAGGGGGGTCAGCGAGGTGAACAAGCCGAGCACCGCGAACGTGACCAGACCCGCACCGGCCACGGCGAAGAACGCGGGACGAGCCCGGTCGGGAACGCTGACGCGCTGTGGGCGGTAACGCGGCCGCGGTTCGGGCCGTACGACGGTTTCCGGAACCACGACCACGGCCACCGCTGCCAGGGCGAGCAGGCCGAGGAAGATCAGATAGGGCGTGCGCAAGGCGTCCGGGGCGTGATCGGCGAGCAGTCCTGAGACCAGCGGGCCGATTCCGAGCCCACCGAGGTTGGCGCCCGTGGCCACCACGTTGGCGCGGACGGGGGAGGCATGGGGCCGGGCATGCCGGTGCAGGTCGTCCAGGTGCGCGGTGGCCGTCGCCGTCAGCAGCCCCACGCTCAGTCCCGAAAGCAGGCGGGCGACGATCAGTGCGGGAACGGAGTACCAGCTCACGAAGACCATCGCGGAGGCGATGCTGAGCGCGACCGCCGGAAGCAGCACCGTTCTGCGCCCGAGCCAGTCCGACAGATGGCCGGCCAGGAAAAGGGCCGCCAGCACGCCGACGGCGTAGGTGGCGAAGACGATCGTGACGACGAACGGCCCGAACCCATCGGTCCGCTGGTACAGCGGGTAGAGCGGGGTGGGCACGGTGGAGAAGGCCATGGTCAGGGTGAATGTCGCGGCGATCAGCCAGAAACCGGTGTGATGGCGGGCGTCCGAGTGACGCCGGTGGGCGCCCCTCGTGCCCCGGGCCCGGGCTGTGCCGACGGTGGACTGGGACATGACCGACCTCAATTCTCTACGGCTGCCGTATTCGGCATGGCAACCGCAGCAACGCCCAACAGGAAGCCGCCCTTCCGCACCGGGCGCGATAATCGACGAAGACTGTTATCTCTGTTGGAGATGACCTACCCGGCCAGTTCCCAGCCAGGAGAGGTGCTCATGGACCTGCGGCAGATGGAAGTCGTCATCGCCGTCGCCGAAGAAGGGGGATTCACGGCCGCGGCCCAGCGGCTCCATGTAGTCCAGTCCGCAGTTTCGGGCGCGGTGCGGACACTGGAGCGAGAGCTGGGCACCCGGCTGTTCGACCGCACCACGCACCGCGTGGCACTGACACCGGCGGGCGAGGCGTTCGTGCCGGCCGCGCGTGCGGCGTTGCGTGCCGCGGATCAAGCGCGGTCGGCGGTGGACGCGGTACGGGGTCAGCTGCGGGGCACGGTGACCGTCGGCACGATGCAAGGCGTCTGGGCCGGTCTGCACGATGCTCTGGCCAGGTTGAGGGCACAGCACCCCGGCGTGGTGGTCCGGCTTCGGCAGGCAGCTGTTGCCGACATCCGTCAGGCGCTGCGCGACGGGACGGTGGATCTGGCTGTGGTCGCTCTCGACCGTCGACAACAGCGTGGGCTGGCCACCCGCCTGCTCGCCCGTGAGGAAATGGTGCTGGTCGCCTCACCCGCGCGGGAGTTCACCGGAACGGGAGCGGAGGACACGGTCACGCTCGACGAGGTGGCCCGGCTGCCGCTGGTGGACTTCGCTCCCGGCTGGGCGATCCGCGACTCGGTCGACCGCGCGTTCCGTGCCGCCCTCGTCGAGCGCGACACGACCTTCGAGGTCAACGACATCATCGCGGCGTCCGAACTCGTCCGCCACGACCTGGGCGTGTGCATCATGCCCGAGTCGATCGCCGCACGCTTCCCCGACCTGGCCGTACGCCGGTTCGAGCGGCACGCGCCGCACTGGAACGTCATGGTCGTACGGCC
Coding sequences within:
- a CDS encoding NAD(P)-dependent malic enzyme, which encodes MEPHSPTAATDTELLEAAFALHRGGKLETRATVPVNDAADLSLAYTPGVAWVCSAIANQPDLVHDYTWKSSTVAVITDGTAVLGLGDIGPYAALPVMEGKAVLLKQFADVDAVPIALDSTDVTELVDTVARLAPSFGGIILEDISAPRCFEIERRLQERLDIPVFHDDQHGTAIVTLAALRNAAKLTGRSLSDLRAVISGAGAAGVAITRILLEAGIGDVAVADRRGVVHSGRDDLTAVKQELAALTNKAGLTGSLEQALADADVFIGVSAGTVPEAAVAAMNKGAFVFAMANPTPEVHPDIAHKYASVVATGRSDYPNQINNVLAFPGVFAGALRVRATRITENMKLAAARALSAVVEDELTEQQIIPSPFDGRVAPAIADAVAAAAAADGVARR
- a CDS encoding dihydrolipoamide acetyltransferase family protein — encoded protein: MAKLLHMPEVAAGSTEAMLSQWLVQEHTGFAAGDPIAVIETDKAMVELEAEHDAMLAGILAEAGSTVEIGAPIAVLLDPGEDVADLDAVLAQLGVAERPAADSAAGVDGTSGAPQEGQGAAAAAPEEPERIFASPLARRLLKQAGLSLTDVHGTGPHGRIVRKDVEGAIAARAAGGTAADDGLAPNHTVADPATVSQTVPEPASPVTTPPTAPAPGAEPSRHAGAPQPGVAETIPHTRLRRAVAARLTRSKQQAPHFYLKGSARIDALLALRREINQVSAVRVSVNDFLIKAAAHAHQQVPQMNAIWQDEAMLRYASADIGVAIASSRGLVTPVVRSVDSRSLGSVAEQVKQYVEQANSGRLAQSDLEGGTMTITNLGMFGVEEFAAIINPPQAAILAVGAGRQEPVVADDGTLTAATVMRVVLSVDHRAVDGADAARWMSEFTKAVEQPMLMLL
- a CDS encoding alpha-ketoacid dehydrogenase subunit alpha/beta is translated as MPSRDPLSPSSPWVELSASADDWDAADPALLLGMLGQGLWIRAFEEYALELAGEGLIHGPVHSSIGQEGGAVGSALPLRSDDFVNGTHRGHHQFLAKAFGHVLPEKYDGLPELDDNVRTVLRRTLAEICGLSDGFCRGRGGSMHLQWREAGAMGTNAIVGGGVPQAAGFAWNQLHAGTDAVTVTYFGDGAVNIGSVLETFNLAAAWRLPICFFIENNLYAVSTPIGEVTGEPRLSARGAGFNIPSWRVDGMDALAVNLAMNEALDHMRAGRGPTIVEAEVYRYFHQNGAYPGSAFGYRDKAEEKAWRDRDALEQLRSHVVRRKLATARQITAVQKQVAAVMREIGESLLEPDPQGKPGQRRIKPTAWPDSSFVDAGVRGDLSELDGSRYEEPDTFSGKLTDRRFIDVVSDVIGRRMETDERIVVLGEDVNRLRGGTNGATKRALELFPDRVLGTPISENAFTGLGGGMALDGRFRPIVEFMYADFMWVAADQLFNQVAKARHMFGGDSAVPFVLRSKLAAGTGYGSQHTMDPAGILTTAAGLRVVAPSNPFDYVGLMNTALACDDPVVVLEHVDLYTTTGTGPVDDLDYRIPVGKAALRREGGDLTVISYLSMVNHCLEALDQVPQIQADLIDLRWLDRASLDWDTVEASIKKTNRVLIVEQGAVGTSYGGWLADEIQRRLFDWLDQPVERVTGAEASPSISKVLERAAIAGTDEIVARLKQIREAD
- a CDS encoding VOC family protein translates to MPIPGLTRLDHIGLTVPDLAQAHEFFVDVLGCEYMYALGPYQHDGHWMSEHLGVDDRAVMRRLHFYRLGGQALFEVFQYEAPDQRTQAPRNSDVGGHHVALYVEDLDAAVEDLHRRGLRVLGEPTTSRGASEGQRWVYFLSPWGMQFELVSYPGGKAFDHDPQAFA
- a CDS encoding GntR family transcriptional regulator; this translates as MSEGNGTLRAGVASQRIADQLRERILSGRLAPGTRIIQDELAEELRTSRLPVREALRILQSKGLVTLRANQGAWVTQMDMRECELSYKMRERLEPLLLSESAPHLTDADIAELAELQERIEQTQDVEQFLVLDRQLHWQTYRHHRADELAGIVARLWDTTQHYRRAFTRLASEQRSWVINAEHRLLIEALRDGDHRSAERILELHIRRTRVELSHHPEVFQTGVASG
- a CDS encoding amidohydrolase family protein — translated: MHSDESSPSAGQDAKDHTRSRLGRRSFLVGTGTGLGVAAVGLGATAVARPQAPVRTPSFKPGRPIVFRNATVVTGDPRLGVQHNADVLVTESTIQAVGPNLTAPEGAAVIDGRDRILMPGMIDTHRHMWQTVLRGVGAEWTIQNYFQFMYLGWAKYWRPEDVYAGNYLSMVEAINSGVTTSLDWSHALFTLDHAEAAADALFDSRGRARLAYSDLSAPPQEWATAGGDVDRLLRSRFSSRNQLVTLQLAWDTPTDVAFPERPAWEFARDRDLMVTQHAGIWEFSPDNALQILRDNGFLLPTNTYVHGGSFPDSAYGLIAGSGGNVSISAESELNAGQGYPPTGKVREHGIPISLSMDTSVWWSSDMFSAMRATLNADRGLDHQAAQADGKTVVNNDLRTEDVIHFATQGGADALGLGSSLGSITPGKLADLVLLRADTPSMVPLTNASHQIVFQATRAEVDTVVVNGRVLKYGGELISPDLKRARRLAEASRDYIRDKAGEKQWAEGQEPPPYKVA
- a CDS encoding aldo/keto reductase, whose amino-acid sequence is MKWISLGSTGLHVSRIAFGTWQLGGQWGAFDEDRAITAIREARELGINFFDTAQAYGFGASERVLGKALRKEITGDRDSVVIATKGGVLPEGGRDASAAYLRQGVEQSLRSLGVETIDLYQVHWPDANVPAAETAGVLQELVDEGKIRFAGVSNYDAPQMAEFAAVRPVDTLQPPYHLFRRGIEAEVLPYTIEHNIGVLAYSPLASGLLTGRFDENTTFEDSDWRGRATAFTGDTLKRNLAVVRRLTEFAEERGLTVSQLAIAWVLARPGVHVAIVGARSSGNIRASAAAADVELSAEDLAVIDELTADAVSVEGATPEGVL
- a CDS encoding LysR family transcriptional regulator, with the protein product MELRHLEYFVAVAEERHFTRAAERLLVSQSGLSASVRSLEKELGAQLFLRNTRSVDLTEAGRALLDEARRTLAGARAAKDAVAAVQGLLRGALAVGSEQCLGAVHVSSVLSRFRGRHPRVEIRMRQDGSQALIQDVAAGQLDLAFVAVSGQPPGGVRLLPLSTEPMVLLCHADHALAEREDVEWKELDGEGFVDFAPEWGARAVSDRAFADAGHQRLVTLQVNDVHSLLDLVGHGLGVALVPQHVARKPQAAALSAVRLADGEAAVWRAAVAVPDPERMAPAARQLLSMVPGLDALPGRAHTPRA
- a CDS encoding MFS transporter; translated protein: MSQSTVGTARARGTRGAHRRHSDARHHTGFWLIAATFTLTMAFSTVPTPLYPLYQRTDGFGPFVVTIVFATYAVGVLAALFLAGHLSDWLGRRTVLLPAVALSIASAMVFVSWYSVPALIVARLLSGLSVGLLTATATAHLDDLHRHARPHASPVRANVVATGANLGGLGIGPLVSGLLADHAPDALRTPYLIFLGLLALAAVAVVVVPETVVRPEPRPRYRPQRVSVPDRARPAFFAVAGAGLVTFAVLGLFTSLTPLVLGDLHVASPTVTGLAAFLVFGSAALAQILLARAGTRTQLQAGLGLLAVGMAVLAAAVWTADLPLFLVGGAVSGAGAGTAFKGCVSTVLSMAVPERRGETLTGLFLAAYAGLSVPVLGLGLAVQTVPVRDAVLAFSGLVAALAVLLARRFARSSLSG